The following are from one region of the Mustela lutreola isolate mMusLut2 chromosome 9, mMusLut2.pri, whole genome shotgun sequence genome:
- the SEMA4F gene encoding semaphorin-4F isoform X7, whose translation MVPEAHRQNCRKKGKKEDVSSFQQVERLENGRGKCPFEPAQRSAAVMAGGVLYAATVKNYLGTEPIISRAVGRTEDWIRTETLPSWLNAPAFAAAVALSPAEWGDEDGDDEIYFFFTETSRAFDSYERIKVPRVARVCAGDLGGRKTLQHRWTTFLKADLLCPGPEHGRASSVLQDMAILRPEHGSETPIFYGIFSSQWEGAAISAVCAFQPQDIRTVLNGSFRELKHDCNRGLPVMDNDVPQPRPGECLTNNMKLQQFGSSLSLPDRVLTFIRDHPLMDRPVFPTDDHPLLVTTDTAYLRVVAHRVTSLSGTEYDVLYLGTEDGHLHRAVRIGAQLSVLEDLALFPEPQPVESMKLYQNWLLVGSRTEVTQVNTTNCGRLQSCSECILAQDPACAWSLRLGACVAHAGEHGGLVQDIESADVSSLCPKEPGERPVVFEVPVATAAHVVLPCSPSSAWASCVWHQPGGVTALPPRRDGLEVVVTPGALGAYACECQEGGAARVVAAYSLVWGSQRGPPSQAHTVGAGLAGFLLGVLAASLTLLLIGRRQQRRRQRELLARDKVGLDLGAPPSGTTSYSQDPPSPSPEDERLPLALAKRGSGFGGFPPPFLLDPCPSPAHIRLTGAPLATCDETSI comes from the exons GGGGCGTCCTCTATGCTGCCACTGTGAAAAATTACCTGGGGACGGAGCCGATTATCTCCAGGGCTGTGGGTCGCACGGAGGACTGGATTCGGACAGAGACCTTGCCCTCCTGGCTTAacg ccccagctttTGCTGCAGCCGTGGCCTTGAGCCCAGCAGAGTGGGGGGATGAAGACGGAGATGACGAGATCTACTTCTTCTTTACGGAGACTTCCCGAGCATTTGACTCGTATGAGCGCATTAAGGTCCCACGGGTGGCCCGTGTGTGTGCG GGAGACCTTGGGGGCCGGAAGACCCTCCAGCACAGATGGACGACCTTTCTGAAGGCTGACCTACTCTGTCCAGGCCCTGAGCATGGCCGGGCCTCCAGTGTCCTGCAGGACATGGCCATTCTCCGACCTGAGCACGGATCGGAGACCCCCATCTTTTATGGCATCTTTTCCTCCCAGTG GGAGGGGGCGGCCATCTCTGCTGTCTGTGCCTTCCAACCCCAAGACATTCGGACAGTGCTGAATGGTTCCTTCAGAGAGCTGAAACATGACTGCAACAGGGGACTGCCTGTCATGGACAACGATGTCCCCCAGCCCAGACCTGGAGAG TGCCTCACCAACAACATGAAGCTCCAGCAGTTTGGCTCATCGCTCTCCCTGCCTGATCGTGTGCTCACCTTCATCCGGGACCACCCTCTCATGGACCGGCCAGTATTTCCAACCGATGACCATCCCCTGCTCGTCACTACAGATACAGCCTATCTCCGAGTTGTGGCGCACAGGGTGACCAGCCTCTCAGGGACAGAGTATGATGTGCTGTACCTGGGGACAG AGGATGGACACCTCCACCGAGCTGTGCGGATTGGAGCCCAGCTCAGCGTCCTGGAGGATCTGGCCTTATTCCCAGAGCCACAGCCAGTTGAGAGTATGAAATTGTATCAG AATTGGCTCCTGGTGGGCTCCCGAACCGAGGTGACACAAGTGAACACCACCAACTGTGGCCGTCTCCAGAGCTGCTCAGAATGCATTCTGGCCCAAGACCCTGCCTGTGCCTGGAGCCTCCGGCTGGGTGCGTGTGTGGCCCATGCTGGCGAGCATGGCGG GCTGGTCCAAGACATAGAGTCGGCAGATGTGTCTTCTTTGTGTCCCAAAGAGCCGGGAG AACGCCCAGTAGTGTTTGAAGTTCCTGTGGCTACAGCGGCACACGTGGTCTTGCCATGTTCCCCAAGTTCGGCATGGGCGTCCTGTGTGTGGCACCAGCCTGGTGGGGTGACTGCACTTCCCCCCCGGCGGGATGGGCTGGAGGTGGTAGTAACCCCAGGCGCCCTGGGTGCTTACGCTTGCGAATGTCAGGAGGGGGGCGCGGCCCGTGTGGTGGCTGCTTATAGCTTGGTGTGGGGCAGCCAGCGGGGTCCCCCAAGTCAGGCCCACACAGTGGGTGCTGGACTGGCCGGCTTTCTCCTGGGGGTTCTTGCAGCATCGCTGACTCTTCTTCTGATTGGCCGGCGTCAGCAGCGACGGCGACAGAGGGAGCTTCTGGCTAGAGACAAGGTGGGCTTGGATCTGGGGGCACCCCCATCTGGGACCACAAGTTACAGCCAGGACCCTCCCTCGCCTTCTCCCGAAGATGAGCGGCTGCCCCTGGCCTTGGCCAAGAGGGGCAGTGGCTTTGGTGGCTTCCCTCCACCCTTCCTGCTCGATCCTTGTCCGAGCCCAGCCCACATTCGGCTTACTGGGGCTCCTCTAGCCACATGTGATGAAACGTCCATCTAG